Proteins from one Corynebacterium epidermidicanis genomic window:
- a CDS encoding HAD family hydrolase translates to MHQTPAQLPQLPKVAAFFDLDKTVVAKNSAFAVGREFINNGLISPVAALQLTLAQATYMIAGHTNEQMDSTRDQLTKMVTGWEVATVREIAEQTLKTVISPSIYTEAQELIRFHQNLGHDVIIISASVTELVAPIARELGVHHVVASELATKDGVYTGEVLFYAKGPAKAAEIRRLAEEFGYDLDRSFAYSDSATDIPMLEQVGNAVAVNPDRALRRHATIHGWEITTFKNPQPLFNIPTSREVGIGASAVAGAAALAAGGFWLFKNYRFKPTEQ, encoded by the coding sequence ATGCACCAAACCCCAGCCCAACTGCCCCAGTTGCCCAAGGTTGCGGCTTTTTTTGACCTGGATAAGACGGTGGTCGCAAAGAACTCCGCCTTCGCAGTGGGCCGGGAGTTCATCAATAACGGCCTCATCTCCCCGGTAGCAGCCCTCCAGCTCACCCTCGCGCAAGCCACCTACATGATCGCTGGGCACACTAACGAGCAAATGGACTCGACCCGAGATCAACTGACCAAAATGGTCACTGGCTGGGAAGTAGCCACCGTTCGTGAGATCGCCGAACAGACACTCAAGACGGTGATCAGCCCCAGCATTTATACCGAAGCGCAGGAGCTCATCCGCTTCCATCAAAACCTCGGTCACGACGTGATCATAATTTCCGCTTCTGTCACGGAGCTCGTCGCCCCCATTGCCCGAGAACTCGGCGTCCACCACGTCGTTGCCAGCGAGCTTGCCACCAAAGACGGCGTATACACCGGAGAGGTCCTTTTCTACGCCAAAGGCCCCGCCAAAGCCGCGGAAATCCGCAGGCTGGCCGAGGAATTCGGCTACGACCTAGACCGCAGTTTCGCCTACTCGGACTCTGCCACCGATATCCCGATGTTGGAGCAAGTAGGAAATGCCGTCGCGGTAAACCCCGACCGGGCGCTGCGACGCCACGCCACCATCCACGGTTGGGAAATCACCACATTCAAGAATCCACAGCCACTTTTCAACATCCCGACCAGCCGAGAAGTGGGCATTGGTGCTAGCGCTGTCGCAGGTGCCGCCGCACTAGCAGCAGGAGGATTCTGGCTGTTTAAGAACTACCGGTTCAAGCCAACCGAGCAATAG
- a CDS encoding DUF4244 domain-containing protein, translating to MSENFARVLRSLRDDEGMSTIEYAMGSLAAAALAAVLFTVVNGDQVVNAIQGILTSALADVPS from the coding sequence ATGTCTGAAAACTTTGCCCGCGTCTTGCGATCCCTGCGTGACGACGAGGGAATGAGCACGATCGAGTATGCAATGGGCTCGCTAGCAGCTGCCGCCCTGGCCGCGGTGCTATTTACCGTGGTCAATGGGGATCAAGTGGTCAATGCGATCCAAGGTATTCTCACCTCGGCGCTGGCGGATGTTCCGTCGTAG
- a CDS encoding alpha/beta fold hydrolase yields the protein MQHPVSPGALAIPGPFQHELVHTRGTRLHAATAGNPRAPFVLLLHDALGGWFDFLRLIPLLSADFHVAAATARGFGQSDKPPSGYTIRFAVGDAAGLIGALGHEDAVVVAHGSATRAATTLAANYPERVQRLILIDPLGRNNLWTVRRNQALARVSSRVPQRVARKSLLDPTESSELVELRSLAYQVGGTHAARLKHTRLPLAPLPINWHSTAQQPTSTLHGMPQWYSPEECAATIIQV from the coding sequence ATGCAACACCCCGTTTCCCCTGGTGCGCTGGCCATTCCTGGCCCGTTTCAGCATGAGTTAGTGCACACCCGTGGCACGCGCCTCCACGCTGCCACCGCCGGAAACCCGCGCGCACCGTTCGTACTCTTGCTTCACGACGCCCTCGGCGGTTGGTTCGACTTTCTTCGACTCATCCCGCTACTGAGCGCCGATTTTCACGTCGCCGCCGCTACGGCCAGGGGTTTTGGCCAAAGCGATAAGCCACCCAGCGGCTACACAATCCGTTTCGCTGTAGGTGACGCTGCCGGGCTCATCGGGGCGCTCGGACACGAAGATGCCGTGGTTGTAGCTCATGGCAGTGCGACCCGGGCAGCTACCACGCTGGCCGCAAATTACCCCGAGCGCGTCCAACGTCTCATTCTGATCGACCCCTTGGGCCGCAACAACCTGTGGACGGTGCGTCGCAACCAAGCGCTGGCGCGCGTGAGCAGTCGAGTCCCCCAGCGTGTCGCACGCAAATCACTCCTCGATCCAACTGAATCATCCGAGCTGGTAGAACTGCGATCCCTGGCTTATCAGGTCGGCGGCACACACGCTGCCCGGCTAAAACACACACGCCTTCCACTGGCACCTCTCCCCATAAACTGGCACAGTACAGCGCAACAGCCGACGAGCACACTCCACGGGATGCCACAGTGGTACTCACCGGAAGAATGCGCAGCAACAATCATCCAAGTCTAA
- the ssd gene encoding septum site-determining protein Ssd, with the protein MNAILVAIADPTLHPEVMHIAAATGHKIVDTVEPVEIARLARSASAVVVDKDAALTLKDLPPRPGIYFVAADPGPIDWRSALRCGAEDGYVIPAQSPELLRALGSSQEPEPPALGRRNCLGVMPAVGGAGASTLAAAVALASGSGVLIDADPYSGGVDLLLGIESELGARWGDISFDSGQVSSHDLRQALPKAQQVSVLTSHRGASVGPTFSPADVVRAVDSLRTEDVIIDLPRWGDQMIEIAAGCAALVVVIPAEIRALSAAADIAARSRRQLSATEMVAVLRHRGWCGVDLAEAERLAGMPIIAELPHVSTLSKSVETQGLVKLPRALKKCAEEILAERRVWAC; encoded by the coding sequence ATGAACGCCATTCTTGTTGCCATCGCAGACCCGACTCTCCATCCCGAAGTCATGCATATTGCTGCCGCTACCGGGCACAAAATTGTCGACACCGTAGAACCCGTCGAGATTGCCCGGCTAGCGCGGTCAGCGTCGGCGGTCGTCGTCGACAAAGATGCCGCCTTAACTTTGAAAGATTTACCGCCGCGCCCGGGAATTTATTTCGTGGCAGCGGATCCGGGGCCGATCGATTGGCGATCAGCGCTACGTTGCGGAGCCGAAGATGGCTACGTTATTCCTGCGCAGTCCCCGGAACTACTGAGAGCCCTTGGCAGTAGTCAGGAGCCGGAGCCACCGGCACTTGGGCGTCGCAATTGCCTTGGCGTGATGCCAGCAGTAGGTGGCGCGGGGGCCAGTACCCTCGCTGCCGCTGTGGCGCTAGCCAGCGGCAGCGGTGTGCTAATCGACGCTGATCCGTATTCCGGGGGAGTCGATTTGCTGTTAGGTATCGAATCGGAACTCGGCGCCCGTTGGGGTGATATTAGTTTTGATTCTGGACAAGTTTCTTCGCATGACTTGCGCCAAGCCTTGCCCAAAGCTCAGCAGGTCAGCGTCTTGACATCGCACCGGGGCGCTTCCGTCGGGCCCACTTTTTCTCCTGCCGATGTTGTGCGGGCGGTGGATAGTTTACGCACGGAAGACGTCATCATTGATCTGCCGCGGTGGGGTGATCAGATGATCGAAATTGCTGCGGGGTGCGCAGCGCTCGTCGTGGTGATACCTGCGGAGATTCGAGCTTTGTCAGCTGCCGCGGATATTGCCGCCAGATCTCGACGACAGCTCTCCGCGACAGAAATGGTGGCAGTGTTGCGCCATCGGGGTTGGTGTGGGGTTGATCTAGCGGAGGCGGAACGACTGGCTGGCATGCCGATCATCGCAGAGCTGCCTCATGTCTCAACACTTTCGAAGTCCGTGGAAACCCAAGGATTGGTGAAACTGCCACGGGCGCTTAAGAAATGTGCCGAGGAAATCCTCGCTGAACGGCGGGTATGGGCATGCTGA
- a CDS encoding MarP family serine protease, giving the protein MLVDAVIAVIVLGTLITGWRQGALASVLATVGVIAGLVLGAAAAPWVMSYTDSTAFRFLLAIAMVVLLVGVGNMAGGIAGNALRNRMKLRSTQRFDSVFGALFQALATLVVVWLVAIPLATVASGSFAQQLHNSRVLREVDRYAPSPLHSLPNQISAMLNESGLPPLTSPFNPQIKANVLAPKVEVAHPEVVQEIRPSVVHVLGQASQCRHLLSGSGFVVSDDYVFTNAHVVAGTEAVKLDTVLGVKPATVVFYDPAIDIAVLHAPGLGLAPLTWAPQPAESGVDTVIMGFPGSGPFTATTARVRERITINGPDIYALHRIDREAYTIRGEVRQGNSGGPMVTEDGQLLGMVFGAAVDSSDTGYALTGEQIQRTVGDYQQKTEPVATGECVAK; this is encoded by the coding sequence ATGCTTGTCGACGCCGTCATTGCCGTCATCGTCCTTGGCACCCTAATCACGGGTTGGCGCCAAGGCGCCCTGGCTTCGGTGTTGGCCACCGTTGGAGTGATCGCCGGACTAGTTTTGGGTGCGGCAGCGGCTCCGTGGGTGATGAGCTACACCGATTCCACAGCGTTCCGCTTCCTGCTGGCGATCGCTATGGTTGTTCTGCTCGTCGGTGTGGGCAACATGGCTGGCGGGATTGCTGGCAACGCGTTGCGGAACCGGATGAAGCTGCGATCTACGCAACGCTTTGATTCCGTTTTCGGGGCGTTGTTTCAGGCGCTAGCAACGCTAGTGGTGGTCTGGTTGGTAGCCATCCCGTTGGCTACGGTAGCCAGCGGAAGTTTTGCGCAACAACTGCACAACTCCCGGGTGCTGCGTGAGGTTGATCGTTACGCGCCGTCGCCACTGCACTCGTTGCCAAATCAAATTTCGGCGATGCTGAATGAGTCCGGGCTGCCACCGCTAACGTCGCCGTTCAACCCGCAAATCAAGGCGAACGTACTAGCACCGAAAGTTGAGGTGGCTCACCCTGAAGTGGTGCAGGAGATTCGACCGTCGGTGGTGCATGTGCTCGGTCAGGCGTCGCAATGCCGGCACCTGCTATCCGGCAGCGGTTTTGTAGTCTCTGATGACTATGTGTTCACGAATGCACACGTCGTGGCGGGTACCGAGGCAGTGAAGCTCGATACGGTATTGGGTGTCAAGCCGGCTACCGTGGTGTTTTACGATCCTGCTATCGACATCGCGGTCCTTCACGCGCCCGGGTTAGGTCTTGCTCCCTTGACGTGGGCGCCACAACCCGCGGAAAGCGGTGTGGACACCGTCATCATGGGTTTCCCGGGTTCCGGCCCTTTCACGGCCACCACGGCCCGGGTTCGCGAGCGCATCACCATCAACGGGCCGGACATCTATGCACTACATCGAATTGATCGTGAAGCGTACACCATTCGTGGCGAAGTTCGTCAAGGAAACTCGGGTGGCCCAATGGTCACCGAGGATGGTCAACTGCTCGGTATGGTCTTCGGAGCTGCAGTGGATTCCTCCGATACTGGATACGCGCTGACCGGAGAACAAATCCAACGGACCGTGGGGGATTACCAGCAGAAAACGGAGCCGGTAGCTACCGGTGAATGCGTGGCCAAATAG
- a CDS encoding type II secretion system F family protein, with translation MAELAHGPTREVWGSIAALLRIGVDARAAWAPAEGTPGIADVARIAEVSEHTGAALANSCQRVAETLRQEANDTAVASAERTGVLIALPLSLCFLPAFFILGLAPIVINLASTMLYQSPQP, from the coding sequence GTGGCAGAACTTGCACATGGCCCGACCCGTGAGGTGTGGGGTTCGATTGCTGCCTTATTGAGAATCGGGGTGGATGCTCGCGCTGCGTGGGCGCCCGCCGAAGGCACACCTGGGATTGCGGATGTCGCCCGGATCGCGGAGGTGTCTGAGCACACCGGTGCCGCCCTGGCAAATAGTTGCCAGCGCGTAGCCGAAACCTTACGACAAGAAGCCAACGATACCGCTGTAGCAAGCGCAGAACGGACGGGTGTTCTGATCGCACTTCCGCTGTCATTGTGCTTCCTACCAGCGTTCTTCATCTTGGGGCTCGCCCCAATAGTCATCAACCTTGCCAGCACAATGCTGTACCAATCACCACAACCTTAG
- a CDS encoding phage holin family protein, whose amino-acid sequence MSNGKGLYTAGDESFAPRVNAIPLSDVDTRAAGQGSIGDLVSDATAQMSSLFRAEVELAKTEIAQSAKKGAIGGGFFGVAGTVALYSSFFFFFFLAELFADLWMPRWAAFLVVFLIMIALAGIFAFVGLKQIKKVKAPKKTIQSVQDMKNLVPGKATAKIEAKDRGLYS is encoded by the coding sequence GTGAGCAATGGCAAAGGCCTATACACCGCCGGCGACGAATCGTTTGCCCCTCGGGTAAACGCTATTCCACTTTCTGACGTGGACACCCGCGCAGCAGGCCAGGGCTCCATCGGTGACCTCGTCTCCGACGCAACCGCCCAGATGTCCAGCCTCTTCCGCGCCGAAGTGGAGCTAGCAAAGACGGAAATCGCCCAGTCTGCAAAGAAGGGCGCAATTGGCGGCGGTTTCTTCGGCGTGGCAGGCACCGTAGCGCTTTACAGCTCGTTCTTCTTTTTCTTCTTCCTCGCCGAGCTGTTCGCCGACCTCTGGATGCCACGCTGGGCAGCGTTCCTCGTGGTCTTCCTCATCATGATCGCTTTGGCTGGCATCTTCGCTTTCGTTGGTTTGAAGCAGATCAAGAAGGTAAAGGCACCTAAGAAGACGATCCAATCGGTTCAGGACATGAAGAACCTTGTCCCTGGCAAGGCCACGGCAAAGATCGAAGCTAAGGACCGTGGCCTGTACTCCTAA
- a CDS encoding NUDIX hydrolase, whose translation MGNNTSLRPEAAPLWMHQLVSRATDGSLHRSLPERSMSGADMQRQAAVLILLAGAETTASLPNDAEVLLTHRTPRMRSHSGQVAFPGGRLDPTDTNPVDCALREAWEETGLDRQMVTPLAQLDQVHIRRTGYPVHPVLAHWHTPSPVRVASPDETDDVFTAPLLSLIDPQNRLMVGWNDWQGPAFKFNDYLIWGFTGGLLAAVIASAGWEQEFDPTVHDLQAELSKSRNQENQLLR comes from the coding sequence ATGGGAAACAATACGAGTTTGCGTCCAGAGGCGGCGCCGCTATGGATGCACCAGCTTGTCAGCCGGGCGACCGACGGTAGCCTACACAGATCCTTACCGGAGCGCAGCATGAGTGGCGCCGACATGCAGCGCCAGGCCGCGGTGCTAATTTTGCTGGCCGGGGCGGAAACCACCGCGTCGTTGCCCAATGACGCCGAGGTGCTCCTGACACACCGCACCCCACGCATGCGCTCGCATTCGGGGCAGGTGGCGTTCCCTGGGGGTCGACTGGATCCGACGGACACCAACCCCGTCGACTGCGCCCTACGGGAGGCATGGGAAGAAACCGGGCTGGACCGCCAAATGGTCACACCGCTAGCGCAGCTCGATCAGGTGCATATCCGGAGAACGGGCTACCCAGTGCATCCAGTCTTAGCGCACTGGCACACCCCCAGCCCGGTGCGGGTGGCTAGCCCGGACGAGACTGATGACGTGTTTACTGCCCCGTTGCTGTCGCTGATTGACCCGCAGAATCGATTGATGGTGGGGTGGAACGATTGGCAGGGGCCGGCGTTTAAATTCAATGACTACCTCATCTGGGGATTCACGGGCGGTCTCCTAGCCGCGGTCATCGCCTCCGCAGGCTGGGAGCAAGAATTTGACCCCACGGTTCATGACCTCCAGGCTGAGCTGAGCAAGTCCCGGAATCAGGAAAATCAGCTGCTGCGTTAG
- a CDS encoding TlpA family protein disulfide reductase, producing the protein MNNTVKWSIAGSVVVLAVVLALLPGMLRNTGPAGVEETGVDKPAVAQVDPRPDCPEADVAGVSLACLGGKSVGLAGKPTVVNVWAWWCEPCRAELPVMDAFAAAHPEFSVVGVHADPNAANGAAMLNDLQIKLPSYQDNIGVFAGKLALPNVVPITLVVRPDGTVARTFPRTFSTLAELEAAVSEVTL; encoded by the coding sequence ATGAATAACACAGTGAAGTGGTCGATAGCTGGCAGCGTCGTGGTGTTAGCTGTGGTGCTGGCATTGCTTCCTGGGATGCTGCGTAACACTGGGCCAGCGGGAGTGGAAGAGACGGGCGTCGATAAGCCTGCGGTGGCGCAGGTAGATCCTCGCCCGGATTGTCCGGAAGCGGATGTGGCCGGGGTGTCCTTGGCGTGTTTGGGTGGGAAATCTGTCGGCCTGGCAGGCAAACCGACCGTAGTGAACGTGTGGGCTTGGTGGTGCGAGCCATGTCGGGCGGAGTTGCCTGTCATGGACGCTTTTGCGGCGGCTCACCCGGAGTTTTCCGTGGTGGGGGTGCATGCGGACCCGAATGCTGCAAATGGGGCGGCCATGCTGAATGACCTGCAGATCAAGCTGCCCAGCTATCAAGACAATATTGGTGTTTTCGCAGGTAAATTGGCGCTGCCGAACGTGGTTCCTATCACGCTCGTGGTGCGTCCTGACGGCACCGTGGCACGCACATTCCCGCGGACATTTTCAACATTGGCGGAATTGGAAGCCGCGGTTAGTGAGGTGACACTCTAA
- a CDS encoding TadA family conjugal transfer-associated ATPase — protein MLSQREIIERIQQQLASRTASEVTPTFVAQLVRQEAGVISDEAVLQVLRRIRNDSQGVGELEQILAVPGVTDVLVNGPDSVWFDRGQGVERARLTFDSEASVRQLATRLAVSCGRRLDDAQPFADGRLLRDDGSSIRVHAMLSPPAEGGTCISLRVLRQASTSLADLEKRASVPAEAAQLLRAAVRDRQSFLVVGGTGSGKTTLLSALLGEVSPEERIICIEDTAELKPQHPHVLSLVARTHNVEGAGAISMGDLLKQALRMRPDRIVLGEIRGAEVVDLLAALNTGHDGGAGTIHANSIHEVPARMEALARLGGLDRDALHAQLIAAVQLVVAMKRTPQGRFLAHIGRLVNTRARELAIESIWSHPDPALSAGGHDD, from the coding sequence ATGCTGAGCCAACGAGAAATCATCGAAAGAATCCAGCAACAGCTCGCTAGCCGAACAGCGAGTGAAGTCACCCCGACATTCGTAGCTCAGCTCGTGCGTCAAGAAGCAGGCGTGATCAGCGATGAAGCGGTTTTGCAAGTGTTAAGACGCATCCGCAACGACTCTCAAGGTGTGGGCGAACTTGAGCAGATTCTGGCTGTTCCCGGTGTGACGGATGTGCTGGTCAACGGGCCAGACTCGGTCTGGTTCGATCGCGGGCAGGGAGTAGAACGAGCCCGATTGACCTTTGATAGTGAGGCCTCGGTTCGGCAGTTAGCAACTCGGCTGGCAGTGTCTTGTGGACGCCGACTGGATGATGCTCAGCCTTTCGCCGACGGCCGGTTACTTCGCGACGATGGCTCCAGTATCCGTGTGCACGCCATGCTCTCTCCTCCAGCGGAGGGCGGTACTTGCATCTCGCTGCGGGTGCTCCGGCAGGCGTCGACAAGCTTGGCTGATTTGGAGAAGCGCGCAAGTGTGCCCGCGGAGGCAGCGCAGTTGCTGCGGGCGGCGGTGCGCGATCGACAGTCTTTTCTGGTCGTGGGCGGAACGGGCTCTGGGAAAACGACGTTGCTATCCGCCCTGCTCGGGGAGGTATCGCCTGAGGAACGAATCATTTGCATTGAGGACACCGCAGAACTCAAGCCGCAGCATCCTCATGTGTTGAGTTTGGTGGCCCGGACGCACAATGTGGAAGGGGCAGGTGCTATCTCAATGGGCGATCTGCTCAAACAAGCATTGCGGATGCGTCCCGACCGGATTGTGCTGGGTGAGATCCGTGGGGCGGAAGTCGTTGATCTACTGGCCGCTCTAAACACCGGCCATGACGGTGGAGCTGGGACTATCCACGCCAATTCCATTCACGAAGTCCCCGCCCGGATGGAAGCACTCGCACGGCTGGGCGGGCTCGACCGGGATGCTTTGCACGCGCAGCTCATCGCGGCGGTGCAGCTAGTAGTGGCGATGAAGCGAACCCCGCAGGGGCGGTTTCTGGCGCATATTGGGAGGCTCGTCAACACGAGGGCGAGGGAACTGGCCATCGAGTCGATCTGGTCCCACCCTGATCCCGCGCTTTCTGCCGGAGGTCACGATGATTAG
- a CDS encoding Rv3654c family TadE-like protein — translation MMRHWLLDDRGNLTIVSAAISAAVLSIFGIAAFAAGMVVATHRAQVAADLSAVAGAWAVYADQAGCEVARTVAGENKARQVSCVVKGGDVHTTVEVRGRHATAKAGPL, via the coding sequence ATGATGCGCCATTGGCTTCTCGACGACCGTGGGAATCTCACGATCGTCTCCGCTGCGATTTCGGCAGCTGTGCTGTCCATTTTCGGCATAGCTGCGTTCGCCGCGGGGATGGTGGTGGCGACGCACCGAGCTCAGGTAGCCGCAGATCTATCAGCTGTGGCAGGAGCCTGGGCCGTGTATGCGGACCAAGCCGGCTGTGAGGTCGCCCGAACTGTCGCAGGAGAGAACAAAGCAAGACAAGTTTCGTGTGTAGTAAAAGGAGGTGATGTTCACACAACGGTGGAAGTCCGCGGGCGCCACGCAACGGCTAAGGCTGGTCCGTTGTAG
- a CDS encoding type II secretion system F family protein codes for MLLATALLVLPTGRASHRIAGQKNHQVRWSVLTVPVVVIGAWWAGVGLLLAGTVVAATLWWTVQRGRRRRTATRNAQATAAVVGQLLSDVAAGASIGHSIRGISANLPPATTPEIAGVLHTTARHTAMGASGAHLLIDAPSTCPDLRYLGKLWAVSESRGIALGVLLEQCQRRIDTRLRHSASTQASLQGPQATAVVLALLPLAGIGMGAAMGAHPLEFLCQTSLGNVLLIGGVSLACGGFAWVQVMTHRAAGHQC; via the coding sequence TTGCTCCTGGCGACTGCACTGCTGGTCTTGCCGACTGGACGGGCCAGCCACCGAATAGCCGGTCAAAAGAATCACCAAGTTCGGTGGAGCGTGCTCACAGTCCCCGTTGTGGTGATCGGAGCGTGGTGGGCGGGCGTTGGGCTGCTGCTAGCTGGGACCGTGGTCGCTGCGACGCTGTGGTGGACGGTACAGCGCGGACGTCGACGCCGAACAGCTACGCGCAATGCCCAAGCGACGGCAGCAGTCGTCGGTCAGCTACTCAGCGATGTCGCGGCCGGGGCGTCCATCGGCCACAGCATTCGCGGGATCAGCGCCAACCTCCCACCTGCAACGACACCGGAGATCGCCGGGGTCCTCCACACAACGGCCCGGCACACTGCGATGGGGGCCAGCGGGGCACACCTGCTCATCGACGCCCCTAGCACCTGCCCTGATCTGCGCTATCTAGGAAAGCTCTGGGCGGTGTCGGAATCGCGCGGTATCGCGTTGGGAGTGCTCCTGGAACAATGCCAACGACGTATCGATACTCGGCTGCGGCATTCCGCTAGTACTCAGGCATCCTTGCAGGGCCCGCAGGCAACAGCTGTGGTGCTTGCTCTGTTGCCGCTAGCTGGGATTGGAATGGGAGCCGCGATGGGCGCGCATCCCCTTGAATTTCTCTGCCAAACTTCGTTGGGCAATGTACTGCTCATCGGTGGGGTGAGCCTCGCCTGTGGGGGATTCGCGTGGGTACAGGTGATGACCCACCGGGCTGCGGGGCACCAATGTTGA